A region from the Coffea eugenioides isolate CCC68of chromosome 9, Ceug_1.0, whole genome shotgun sequence genome encodes:
- the LOC113783335 gene encoding AP-1 complex subunit sigma-2-like isoform X2, whose translation MIHFVLLISRQGKVRLTKWYSPYPQKERTKVIRELSGLILTRGPKLCNFVEWRGFKVVYRRYASLYFCMCINQDDNELEILEIIHHYVEILDRYFGSVSLLKLKSTLDIRFVS comes from the exons atg ATTCACTTTGTGCTTCTAATTAGCCGACAAGGAAAAGTGAGGTTGACAAAGTGGTATTCACCTTATCCCCAGAAGGAAAGAACTAAG GTTATCCGGGAGCTTAGTGGTTTAATTCTCACTCGAGGTCCCAAGCTTTGTAACTTTGTGGAATGGAGGGGATTCAAGGTCGTTTATAGAAG ATATGCCAGCCTTTATTTCTGCATGTGCATCAACCAGGATGACAATGaattggaaatccttgaaaTCATTCACCATTATGTTGAGATTCTAGATCGTTATTTTGGAAGTGTGAGCCTTCTGAAACTTAAGAGCACCCTAGATATAAG GTTTGTGAGCTAG
- the LOC113783335 gene encoding AP-1 complex subunit sigma-1-like isoform X1, whose amino-acid sequence MIHFVLLISRQGKVRLTKWYSPYPQKERTKVIRELSGLILTRGPKLCNFVEWRGFKVVYRRYASLYFCMCINQDDNELEILEIIHHYVEILDRYFGSVCELDLIFNFHKAYYILDELLIAGELQESSKKTVARHIAAQDSLVETAKEQASSLSNIIAEATK is encoded by the exons atg ATTCACTTTGTGCTTCTAATTAGCCGACAAGGAAAAGTGAGGTTGACAAAGTGGTATTCACCTTATCCCCAGAAGGAAAGAACTAAG GTTATCCGGGAGCTTAGTGGTTTAATTCTCACTCGAGGTCCCAAGCTTTGTAACTTTGTGGAATGGAGGGGATTCAAGGTCGTTTATAGAAG ATATGCCAGCCTTTATTTCTGCATGTGCATCAACCAGGATGACAATGaattggaaatccttgaaaTCATTCACCATTATGTTGAGATTCTAGATCGTTATTTTGGAAGT GTTTGTGAGCTAGATTTGATCTTCAACTTCCACAAG GCTTATTACATTTTGGATGAACTACTGATTGCTGGTGAGCTTCAAGAATCTAGCAAGAAAACTGTAGCACGTCATATAGCTGCACAG GATTCTTTGGTGGAGACTGCCAAAGAACAGGCAAGTTCTTTGAGTAACATAATCGCTGAGGCAACAAAATGA